Within the Dehalococcoidia bacterium genome, the region GATGCCCAGCCAGTCGTTCGGGCCGGAGATGGTGACGCGGTTGAGCCGGTTCTCCTCGGCGTAGCGCCGCGCCAGCTCCAGCCGCGCATAGTGCAGCGTGCGCTCCATCTCCAGGTTCTGCGGCGGCAAGAGCCGCCAGGCCTGCTGCGGCGTGTAGGGCCGGCCGTCCAGCTCGACGCCGGGAATGATTGGCGCGATGCGCTCGGGCGCCACCTCGGCGGTGCCGGCGCTGTCGGCCACGTTGGTGACGAACTTCATCGCCGTCCACAGGCCGCTGGCGCGCGAGAGGGCGAAGGCGTGCAGGCCCAGGTCCAGCACCTCCTGCACCGTGCCGGGGTAGACGGTCGGCATTAGCGCGTCGTAGAAGGCGATGGTTGAGTCACTGGGGAGGGTCGAGGACTTGCTGTTGGGGTCGTCGCCGCCGAGTGCGATCACGCCGCCGTTCTTGCCCACGCCAGCGTGGTTCGCGTGTTTGAACACGTCGCCGGTGCGGTCAACGCCCGGGCCTTTGCCGTACCAGATGCCCAGTACCCCGTCGTATTTCGCGCCCGGGTAGCTGCCTGCGAGCTGGCTGCCGTAGACGGCGGTGGCGGCGTTCTCTTCGTTCAGTCCGGGCTGGTGCACGACGTGATGCGCGTCCAGCAGCGTGCGATTGCGGTCCAGCTCGATGTCGTAGCCGCCCAGGGGCGAGCCGCGATAGCCGGAGATGAAGGTCGCGGTGCGCAGGCCGCGGCGCGCGTCGGCGCGGTGCTGGTCCATCGGCAGCCGCACCAGCGCCTGGATGCCGGTCAGGTAAATGCGCCCGGCTTCCAGCGTGTACTTGTCGTCCAGCGAGAAGCGGTCGAGCGGCGGCAGATCGAGCGTGCTGGTCATGGCATGGCCTCGTGGCTAACAGATGGTTTCAAAACCGGCGTTCAGGTGCGATCGCACACCTACAAGCGGGAACTCGAGCCGGTTTTGAAACTATGTCTAAGGGCAAAGGGCAGAGCGTGGCCGCGGCGGCCTGGCGCACGGTACCTGCACTCTACCATCGGCGGCGGTGGTCTGGCGGACGGCGGTTACGAGGCCATGCCCGCGGCGATCGCTTGCGCCAGCTCGCGGGGCCGCTGCGAGGGGATCTGGTGGCCGACGCCGGGCAGCGTCAGCAGGTGGGCGCGGGGTTGGCGGCGCGTCATCTCCGCGGCGGCTTCAGCGGTCAGCACGTCGCTGAGGGCGCCGCGCACCACGAGCGCCGGCGCCTGCAGCGCTTCCCACAGCGGCCAGAGGTCCAGCCGCCGGGCCGCGCCCGCCGCCAGGTCGTCGCGCAGGCGCCGCGCGATGGCCGGGTCGAAGCCGGCCGGCAGCCAGCCCGCGTGGTCGCAGGCCGCGGCCAGCCATTCCGCCACGCGCAGCGAGCCGGGACTCAGCTCGGGCGCGGGATAGGCATCGACGATCACCAGCCGCTCAACCAGATCCGGCCGCGCCGCGGCGCAGATCGTCGCCACCGCGCCGCCCATGGAGAAGCCCGCCAGCAGGCAGCGATCGATGCCGAGCGCGGCGAGCGCGCAGGCGAGGTCGGCGAAGTGCGCGTCCGGCGCGTACACCTCGTCGGCCGACCAGCCGCTTTCGCCGTGTCCGCGCGCGTCCAGGGCGATCACACGCTGCCGCCGCGCCGCCAGCCCCTCGGCCACGGCGCGCCAGGCCAGCCCCGACTCGGTGATGCCGTGCAGCAAGACGATCGGCGGCGAGCAGGCATCGGCACACGGCAGCCACTCGTGCAAGCGCAGGCGCAGGCCGTCGCCCGCCACGAAGCCGGCGCGGTAACGGTGGGTGGAAAGGCGGTCAATGTCCAACACCGCGCATTGTACCGCTGCGCCGCTGTGCGCCAACGCCTCCGTGCCCCGCGGGCGTCGTTTCTGAAGCGGGCGGCGGTTTGCCCGGCGCGCCGCGTGTCGCGCCTTTGGCGCGAAGGGCGCACGCCGTGCGCCCCAGAAGCGCCTGCCATCGCCCTTCTCCTGGAACTTCCTCCCAACGATCGCCTCCTCTCCTTCCCCCAGGATTGGGGGAAGGAGAGGAGGACGGGGGGGTGAGGATGAGGGCCGTCCCCGCCCTACGCCGCCGTCGCGCTCTTCGTGAGCGAGAACAGCCGCTCCAGCGCCGCCCCGTCCGCCGGCAGCGCCGCGAGGCCGGGCTGGCCGATGATCGCCAGCGAGGCGCCCGCCGCGGCGTAGCCCTCGAGCGCGGCGCGGGCCGCGGCCGCATCGCCCACCAGCACGCCTCGCCTGATCTGCTCCGGCTCGGCGCCGGCGAACTGCGGCAGCGCCTTCTTTAAGGCGTCGAAGGTCGCGGCCTCGCCCCCCGGCGCGCAGATCTGCGCCTGCACGCCGACGCTGAGCTGCACGGCGCCGGCCGGGCGGCCCGCCGCTGCCACTGCCTGCTTCAGTGCCTCCGCCTTGCGGGCGAAGGGCTTCGCGCTTTCCCCGAACCAGGCGAGGTTCCAGCCGTCGGCCAGCCGCGCCGTCAGCTCCAGCATGCGGTCGCCGGAGGCGGCGATCCAGAACGGCACCGGCGTCTTCGGCTTCGGCGTCAGCTCGGCGTCGTCCAGCTTCAGCCAGCGGCCCTGGAACGAGCTGGTGCCGCGGTCGAACAGCTCGCGGATGGCGGTGGCGCTCTCCGCCAGCCGCGAGACGCGGTGGTCGAAGGGCAGGCCAAGCGCCGTGTACTCCGGCTCGTGCCAGCCCGCGCCCAGGCCCAGAATCACGCGCCCGTTCGAGATCTCCTGCAAGCTCACCGCCTGCTTCGCCAGGATCGCCGGGTGCCGGAACGTGTTGCAGAGCACGAGCGTGCCCAGCTTGATGCGGCTGGTGCCGGCCGCTAGCGCCGAAAGCAGCGTCCATGCCTCGAAGCCGCCGCGGTGCTGGCCGGGGCCGGTCTGGATGAAGTAGTGGTCCGGGAACCAGAGCGAGTGGAAGCCCGCCGCCTCGGCGTTGCTGGCGATCTCGAGCAGCCGGCCGAAGTCGAGCGCCTTCTGGCCACTCGCGGTCGTCTCGTTGGAGGGGAGAAAGAGGCCAAGCTCAGGCAGTGGCACGCGCCACCTCCGCTTCTCGATTTGCCGGCTGCGCCGCGCCCAGCCAGCGGCCGAACCAGTCGCCGGTGCGCTGCACCGCGTCCACCCGCTGCGAGGGCGCGTGCGTCACGTAGGTATGGAAACCGCCCGGATAGCGCACGAACTCGACCTCGCGGCGCAGGCGGCGCAGCACGGCGAAGAGCGACTCGCCCTGGCCGATGGGGCAGCGCAGGTCGCCCTCCCAGTGGAGCAGCAGGAAGGGCGTGGTGCAATTGGCAATGTACGTCAGCGGCGAGCGCTCGCGGTAGGCGTCCCAGCGCTCCCAGACGGGGCCGCCGTGCTCGTACGCGCCGAAGGTTGTACCGATGTCGCTCTCGCCGTAGAAGCTGGGCAGGTCGCCGACCGGCGCGCCGCAGACGGCCGCCTTGAAGCGGTCCGTATGGCCCACCACCCAGCTCGTCATGAAGCCGCCGTAGGAGTAGCCGGTGACGGCCGTGCGCTGCGGATCGGCGATGCCCCGCGCGATCGCCCAGTCCACGCCGGCCATCAGGTCTTCGTAGTCCTTGCCGCCCCAGTCGGTGACGCAGGCCTCGGTGAAGCGCTCGCCGTAGCCCGTGCTGCCGCGCGGGTTGACCAGCAGCACCACGTAGCCGCGGGCGGTCAGCTCCTGCGCGCCCGGCTGAAACGTGTAGCCGTGGGCGCCGTGCGGCCCGCCGTGCACGTCGAGCACCAGCGGGTAGCGCCGCGAGGCGTCGTAGTTCGCCGGCTTCAGCAGCCAGGCCGCGATCTCCCAGCCGTCGGCGCCGCTGAAACTGATCCGTTCGAACGGTTGGAGCTGCACCTCGTCCAGCAGCTCTGCATTGTGCCGACTGAGCTGCCGCGCCGCGCCGCCGTCGAGCGGCAGCAGGAACAGCTCGCCCGGATTGGTGGGCGAGACGGCGGTGTAGGCGATCGCCTTGCCGTCCGGCGTGGGGCAGAGCGCCGTAACCGCGCTTTCGGCGTCGGAGAGCGGCCGGGAGCCGGAGCCGTCGGCGGCGATGCGATAGAGCCGGCTGGCGCCGCCGTCCATGACGACCGTGTACACGGCGCTGCCGTCGGGCGCCCAGGCCAGCCCCTTGCCCAGCGGCAGGCCGAAAGCGCCGCGATCCAGCGCCTCGTTCAGCGCCCGCGGGGGTGCGGAGCCGTCCAGCGGCACGCTCCAGAGCAACGTGTTGGCGGCGCTGTAGCCCTCGCCCTTCGCATGCCCCGCGTAGGCCACGGTGCGGCCGTCGGGCGAGACGGCAGGCATCGTGCACGGCCCGCGGCTCTGCGTGAGCTTGCGCTCGTTGCCGCCGCCCGCGCGGGCATCCACGCTCCACACGTCTTTGGTGAGCCGGGCGCCGCGGTCTTCTTCGTGGTTGGAAAGGAAGACGAATCGGCGGCCGTCCCGCGACCACTGCGGCTCGGCGTCGCGGAAGTCGCCGCGCGTGATTTGGATCGCTTCGCCGCCCGCCGCTGGCACGGTCCAAAGATGGGCGTAAGTGTCGTCGTACTGGCCCTCGGTGTCGAAGCGGTAGATCAGGTCGCGGATAACGCGCGGCGCGTTCTTCTCAGCGGGCGTCTTCTCGGCCTCGCTCTTCGTCTCGCCGGCAAGGCGTGTCTTCGTGACGAAGGCGATCGTCGTGCCGTCGGGCGACCAGGCGGGGCTGCCGGCGCCGCGCGCGGCGTTTGTCAGCCGCCGGGGCTCGCCGCGCTCGCCGATCAGCCAGATCTGCGAGGGGCGTTTCGTATTGTCGCCGTTCTTTTCGCCCTCGGCGGCGCGGTTGGAGACGAAGGCCAGCGTCTTGCCGTCCGGCGACCAGCGCGGGCTGCCGTCCTTGTGCGGCCCGCGCGTGAGCTGATACGGCTCGCCGCCGTCGAGCGGCGCGATCCAGACGTGCGAGCGGAACTCGTCCGCCTCCCGATCGGTCTCCGCCACCACGTAGGCGATGCAGGAGCCGTCGGGCGCGACCTGCGGATCGGACACGGTGCGCACGCGCAAGATATCTTCCGCCCGGAACGGGCGGCGCTGCTGAGCCACGAGCTGCCTCCTCATGAAACTGGATGAAGCTGGATGAAGCTGAACCGGCGCGATGCAGCGCGGCCCGGGGCGAACGCAGCCGGCGCCGCGCCGGTCAGGTGGTCTGACCACCCCGGCTCATCGTACACCGCGTACACCGCGAGCGCGTTACGGCGCCTCGCGGTCTCGTCGCCTTCCGGGTTGCCCCGCAGCCGGCGGCGACCGGCTCGCGTTGAGCGGCTACGGCGAATTCGCTAGCATGCGCCTCGCAGGAGGCGGGAAATGACATCCAACGGTTCTGGCTCGTTCGATCTCAAGCACAAGAGCCGCACGCTGCTGGAGGGGCGCGACCGCGCGGCGGCGCGCGCCATGTTCAAGGCGATCGGCTTCAGCGATGAAGACCTGGCGCGGCCGATCGTCGGCATCGCCAACACCTGGGTCGAGACGGGGCCGTGCAACTTCAACCTGCGCCGCCTCTCCGCGATGGTCAAAGAGGGCGTGCGCGCCGCCGGCGGCACGCCGATGGAGTTCAACACGATCGCGATCAACGATGGCATCACGATGGGCACCGAGGGCATGAAGGCCTCGCTCGTCAGCCGTGAGGTGATTGCCGACTCGATCGAGCTGATGGGCCGCGGCCACATGTTCGACGCGCTGATCTGCCTCGCCGCCTGCGACAAGACGATGCCCGGCACGGCGATGGGACTGGTCCGGCTGGACGTGCCCGGCTTCGTGCTCTACGGCGGCACGATCATGCCCGGCCGCTTCAAGGGCCGCGACGTGACGATCCTGGATGTGTTCGAGGGTGTGGGCGCCAACGCCGCCGGCCTGATGAGCGACGCCGACCTGAAGGACCTTGAAGACCACGCCTGTCCCGGCGCCGGCGCCTGCGGCGGCCAGTTCACCGCCAACACGATGGCGCTCGCACTCGAGTTCCTCGGTCTCTCGCCCATGGGCACGGCCAGCGTGCCCGCCGTCGATCCGCGCAAGGACGACATCGGCCGCCGCGCCGGTCAACTGGTGATGGAGATGCTGCGGCAAGGCCGCAAGCCCAGCGACATCCTCTCGCACGACGCGTTCGAGAACGCGATCGCCGGGGTTGCCGCCACCGGCGGCTCGACCAACGCCGTGCTGCACCTGCTCGCCATCGCCCGCGAGGCGAGCGTGCCGCTGACGATCGACGAGTTCGACACGGTCAGCGACCGCACGCCGCTCTGGGGCGATCTGAAGCCGGCCGGCAAGTACGTCGCCTCCGACCTGGACAGCGCCGGCGGCCAGCCGCTCGTGGCGAAGCGGCTGGTGGCGGCGGGCAAGGCGCACGGCGACGCGCTGACGCCGAGCGGCCGCACCTTCGCGGAGGAGGCGAACGCCGCCGTCGAGACGCCCGGCCAGGACGTGGTCAAGCCGCTGGATCAGCCGATCGCGCCGGTCGGCGGGCTCGTGATCCTGAAGGGCAGCCTGGCGCCGGAGGGCTGCGTGGTGAAGATCGCCGGCTACGAGAAGCGCTTCCATCGCGGCCCGGCGCGTGTCTTCGACCGCGAAGAGGAGGCGATGACGGCCGTGACCGGCGGCAGGATCAAGGCCGGCGACGTGGTCGTGATCCGCTATGAGGGGCCGAAGGGCGGCCCCGGCATGCGCGAGATGCTGGGCGTCACCGGCGCGATCGTGGGCGCCGGCCTGGGCGAAGAGGTGGCCCTGCTGACGGATGGGCGGTTCAGCGGCGCGACCCACGGCCTGATGGCCGGCCATGTCGCGCCGGAGGCGGCCCGCGGCGGCCCGATCGCCGCCGTGCACGAGGGCGACCAGATCACCTTCGACATCGAAAAGCGCCGCCTGGACCTCGACGTGCCGGCCGACGAGGTACAACGCCGTCTAGCCGCCGTGCAGGCGCCGGCGCCGCGCTACACCAGCGGCGTCTTCGCCAAGTACGCCGCGCTGGTCTCCTCGGCATCTGAAGGGGCGGTCACACGGCCCGTGTAGCGCAGGAGCGGCACGGCGAAAGCGAGAAAGCGCTGTGGCCTACGCCCAGCAGCCGCGCAGGCGGGCGCCGGCCTCGGCGCCCTGGCGCAGGCCCGCTTCGGCCGCGGTTTGGCGCTGGTCCGGATTCATCAGGTCCGGGCCGAAGGCCGCCAGCGCCGCGTCGTCCGGCAGCAGCACCTCGACGGCGGCGCCCGCCTCGCGCAGCAGGTGCGCCTCGGCGTCGAGCGCCTGGCGGGCGATGCGGCCGATCCCTTCGGGCCGCGCCCCGATCGGCGCCACGATCACGACGGTGTCGTGGCCGCTGGCGAGGTCGGCGTTGGTGCCGGAGCGCACACCGCCGTCCATGTAGCGGCGGCCGTTGATCGTCACGGGCGGGAACATGCCGGGCACGGCGCAGCTCGAGGCCACCGCCTGCAACAGCGGCGCGCCGGAGGCCCGATCCCAGGCCGCCAGCGTCCCGCTCCCGGCATCGACGGCCACGGCGATCAGGCCACCGGCGGGCCAGCCATCCACGCCGAGCGCGGAGGCGATCGCCTGCAGCCAGCCGCCCTCGTCGACCGCAGGCGCCGCGAGCGCCATCTGACCGATCTCGCGGGCGACGGCCTCGGTCATCTCCGGCGTACTCGCCCACGTCTGGAAGAGCGCCGTCAGCGCCTGGATGTCGAGCTTGGCCATCTGCTGGCGGATCTCGCCGCTGTCGGGCGCGGTCTGCGCGGCGTACAGCTCGTCCAGCGAGCGACCGGCGCGGACCTGCGTGCCCGTGATCGAGCCGGCGGAGGTGCCGACGATCAGATCGGCCGCCGCGGGATCGATGCCGCCGTCGCGCAGCCCCTTGAGGATGCCCGTCTCCCAGGCGACGCCGACGACACCGCCGCCGCCCATCACCAGCGCACGCGAAGCCATTACTGCCCCTTCCCGCGCCCGCGGGCGCACGGCACGTTGCGATTTTGGAGGTCGCGGTTGCGCGGCTGTATGAAGCCGGCCGGATCAGCGCGGCCGCGCCGCCTCCTGGCTGCCGATGCCGCCCGCGCGGCGGGTGACGCTGCGGCCGGCGCGCGGCGCCGCCGGCTCGGCCTTGCCGCGGCGGCGGCTGATCGGCACGAAGTCGCGACGCGCCGGGCCGAGGAAGACCTGGCGCGGGCGGGCGATCTTCTGCTCCGGGTCTTCGACCATCTCCAGCCACTGCGCCATCCAGCCGGCGGTGCGGGCGATGGCGAAGAGCACGGTGAACATCTCGGACGGCAGGCGCATCGCCTCGTAGATGATGCCGGAGTAGAAATCGACGTTGGGATAGAGCTTGTGCGTGATGAAGTAGTCATCTTCGAGGGCGATGCGCTCCAGCTCCAGCGCAATGTCGATCAGCGGGTTGCGGCCCATCACGTCGAACACGGCGTCCGCCGTGCGCTTGACGATGCGGGCGCGCGGGTCGTAGTTCTTGTAGACGCGGTGGCCGAAGCCCATCAGCAGCAGTTCATGGTTCTTCACCCGCTTGATGAACTCGGGCACTC harbors:
- a CDS encoding S9 family peptidase; the encoded protein is MAQQRRPFRAEDILRVRTVSDPQVAPDGSCIAYVVAETDREADEFRSHVWIAPLDGGEPYQLTRGPHKDGSPRWSPDGKTLAFVSNRAAEGEKNGDNTKRPSQIWLIGERGEPRRLTNAARGAGSPAWSPDGTTIAFVTKTRLAGETKSEAEKTPAEKNAPRVIRDLIYRFDTEGQYDDTYAHLWTVPAAGGEAIQITRGDFRDAEPQWSRDGRRFVFLSNHEEDRGARLTKDVWSVDARAGGGNERKLTQSRGPCTMPAVSPDGRTVAYAGHAKGEGYSAANTLLWSVPLDGSAPPRALNEALDRGAFGLPLGKGLAWAPDGSAVYTVVMDGGASRLYRIAADGSGSRPLSDAESAVTALCPTPDGKAIAYTAVSPTNPGELFLLPLDGGAARQLSRHNAELLDEVQLQPFERISFSGADGWEIAAWLLKPANYDASRRYPLVLDVHGGPHGAHGYTFQPGAQELTARGYVVLLVNPRGSTGYGERFTEACVTDWGGKDYEDLMAGVDWAIARGIADPQRTAVTGYSYGGFMTSWVVGHTDRFKAAVCGAPVGDLPSFYGESDIGTTFGAYEHGGPVWERWDAYRERSPLTYIANCTTPFLLLHWEGDLRCPIGQGESLFAVLRRLRREVEFVRYPGGFHTYVTHAPSQRVDAVQRTGDWFGRWLGAAQPANREAEVARATA
- a CDS encoding patatin-like phospholipase family protein, with amino-acid sequence MASRALVMGGGGVVGVAWETGILKGLRDGGIDPAAADLIVGTSAGSITGTQVRAGRSLDELYAAQTAPDSGEIRQQMAKLDIQALTALFQTWASTPEMTEAVAREIGQMALAAPAVDEGGWLQAIASALGVDGWPAGGLIAVAVDAGSGTLAAWDRASGAPLLQAVASSCAVPGMFPPVTINGRRYMDGGVRSGTNADLASGHDTVVIVAPIGARPEGIGRIARQALDAEAHLLREAGAAVEVLLPDDAALAAFGPDLMNPDQRQTAAEAGLRQGAEAGARLRGCWA
- a CDS encoding alpha/beta hydrolase translates to MLDIDRLSTHRYRAGFVAGDGLRLRLHEWLPCADACSPPIVLLHGITESGLAWRAVAEGLAARRQRVIALDARGHGESGWSADEVYAPDAHFADLACALAALGIDRCLLAGFSMGGAVATICAAARPDLVERLVIVDAYPAPELSPGSLRVAEWLAAACDHAGWLPAGFDPAIARRLRDDLAAGAARRLDLWPLWEALQAPALVVRGALSDVLTAEAAAEMTRRQPRAHLLTLPGVGHQIPSQRPRELAQAIAAGMAS
- the ilvD gene encoding dihydroxy-acid dehydratase, producing MTSNGSGSFDLKHKSRTLLEGRDRAAARAMFKAIGFSDEDLARPIVGIANTWVETGPCNFNLRRLSAMVKEGVRAAGGTPMEFNTIAINDGITMGTEGMKASLVSREVIADSIELMGRGHMFDALICLAACDKTMPGTAMGLVRLDVPGFVLYGGTIMPGRFKGRDVTILDVFEGVGANAAGLMSDADLKDLEDHACPGAGACGGQFTANTMALALEFLGLSPMGTASVPAVDPRKDDIGRRAGQLVMEMLRQGRKPSDILSHDAFENAIAGVAATGGSTNAVLHLLAIAREASVPLTIDEFDTVSDRTPLWGDLKPAGKYVASDLDSAGGQPLVAKRLVAAGKAHGDALTPSGRTFAEEANAAVETPGQDVVKPLDQPIAPVGGLVILKGSLAPEGCVVKIAGYEKRFHRGPARVFDREEEAMTAVTGGRIKAGDVVVIRYEGPKGGPGMREMLGVTGAIVGAGLGEEVALLTDGRFSGATHGLMAGHVAPEAARGGPIAAVHEGDQITFDIEKRRLDLDVPADEVQRRLAAVQAPAPRYTSGVFAKYAALVSSASEGAVTRPV
- a CDS encoding LLM class flavin-dependent oxidoreductase — translated: MPLPELGLFLPSNETTASGQKALDFGRLLEIASNAEAAGFHSLWFPDHYFIQTGPGQHRGGFEAWTLLSALAAGTSRIKLGTLVLCNTFRHPAILAKQAVSLQEISNGRVILGLGAGWHEPEYTALGLPFDHRVSRLAESATAIRELFDRGTSSFQGRWLKLDDAELTPKPKTPVPFWIAASGDRMLELTARLADGWNLAWFGESAKPFARKAEALKQAVAAAGRPAGAVQLSVGVQAQICAPGGEAATFDALKKALPQFAGAEPEQIRRGVLVGDAAAARAALEGYAAAGASLAIIGQPGLAALPADGAALERLFSLTKSATAA